Proteins from one Arthrobacter sp. Soc17.1.1.1 genomic window:
- a CDS encoding acyltransferase family protein, whose amino-acid sequence MRSAFPSLRRRALDRTEPAAAPARFRPDIQGLRAVAVIVVVLDHLVGWPSGGFIGVDIFFVISGFLITGLLLREYEKTGRISFGNFYRRRIKRILPASTAAIAVTLLGAFLVFGAARFVETVKDGVAAALFSANWRFAAAGTDYFRAAGPVSPLQHFWSLSVEEQFYFAWPAVMLLVLTLVVRRGGDRHHARLGAGVVIGLISLASLAWALWETQALPTRAYFSTFSRTWELGAGAALAFAAPLCSRLPDAVRPVIAWLGITMMGGSLFLIDASSAFPAPWALLPVTGTVLVILAGTGADRHRFIVPLTNPVSGYLGNISYSLYLWHFPVIIFAGAVFVERSALFYLGCTAAMLLAAVFSFHLVEDPVRRSAWLSGRGRTTGTTAFGAGFKRAAVGAAATVLVTAAALPFVPAQQKDIQLVGALPEDVSPETADLQEQIRTALGSTEWPDLTPTIDEAMAGAEAPPEVTECGGIGPLVVEDCTWGDPAADRHAVVVGDSIAMTWVSPLREALGTDQGWDVTSLGTFGCTFTDLLIENPEPEVVEACEDRKSQAVDAINELEPDVVFIANTYEPRFPASWDQPMTPQEWQESMQAILARFSDSVDRVVFLTPPPLFTDITDCYSKIAEPSYCAGTIDPQWRTFATAERELADTVGASFIDSELWFCAEDWCPSFVGTTPTKRDLVHMTPAYQLKVAPALRAELVDQGIIDF is encoded by the coding sequence ATGCGATCCGCATTTCCTTCCCTGAGGCGCCGTGCGCTCGATCGCACCGAGCCCGCAGCTGCTCCCGCACGGTTCCGACCGGACATCCAGGGCCTGAGGGCCGTCGCCGTGATCGTGGTGGTCCTCGACCACCTGGTCGGCTGGCCGAGCGGTGGATTCATCGGCGTCGACATCTTCTTCGTCATCTCAGGCTTCCTCATCACGGGACTCCTCCTGCGCGAGTACGAGAAGACGGGCCGCATCTCCTTCGGGAACTTCTACCGCCGCCGCATCAAGCGGATCCTCCCCGCGTCCACGGCCGCGATCGCGGTGACGCTCCTCGGCGCCTTCCTCGTCTTCGGGGCGGCACGCTTCGTGGAGACGGTGAAGGACGGCGTCGCCGCCGCGCTCTTCAGCGCGAACTGGCGCTTCGCCGCTGCGGGGACCGACTACTTCCGGGCCGCCGGCCCGGTCTCGCCCCTGCAGCACTTCTGGTCCCTGTCCGTGGAGGAGCAGTTCTACTTCGCGTGGCCGGCCGTCATGCTCCTCGTGCTGACCCTGGTGGTCCGGCGGGGCGGGGACCGCCACCACGCACGCCTCGGTGCGGGAGTGGTGATCGGGCTGATCTCCCTCGCCTCGCTCGCCTGGGCGCTGTGGGAGACGCAGGCGCTCCCCACGCGTGCCTACTTCTCCACCTTCTCGCGCACCTGGGAACTGGGGGCCGGCGCCGCCCTGGCCTTCGCGGCCCCCCTCTGTAGCCGCCTCCCCGATGCCGTCCGCCCGGTGATCGCCTGGCTCGGGATCACGATGATGGGCGGCAGCCTGTTCCTCATCGATGCCTCGTCCGCGTTCCCCGCGCCCTGGGCCCTCCTGCCCGTGACGGGCACCGTCCTCGTCATCCTCGCCGGCACCGGCGCGGACCGGCACCGGTTCATCGTCCCCCTCACCAACCCGGTGAGCGGATACCTGGGGAATATCTCCTACTCGCTCTACCTGTGGCACTTCCCGGTGATCATCTTCGCGGGAGCAGTCTTCGTGGAACGGTCCGCGCTGTTCTACCTCGGCTGCACGGCGGCGATGCTCCTGGCGGCCGTCTTCTCGTTCCACCTCGTCGAGGACCCCGTCCGCCGGTCCGCGTGGCTGTCCGGCCGTGGCCGGACCACCGGGACGACGGCGTTCGGCGCCGGCTTCAAGCGGGCGGCGGTCGGCGCAGCGGCCACGGTCCTGGTGACGGCGGCCGCGCTGCCGTTCGTCCCCGCGCAGCAGAAGGACATCCAGCTCGTGGGCGCACTCCCGGAGGACGTGTCGCCGGAGACCGCGGACCTGCAGGAGCAGATCCGCACCGCCCTGGGCAGCACCGAGTGGCCGGACCTGACGCCCACCATCGACGAGGCCATGGCGGGAGCCGAGGCCCCGCCGGAGGTCACGGAGTGCGGCGGTATCGGACCCCTCGTGGTCGAGGACTGCACCTGGGGCGACCCGGCGGCCGACCGCCACGCCGTCGTGGTCGGCGACTCGATCGCCATGACCTGGGTCTCCCCGCTGCGGGAGGCGCTCGGTACGGACCAGGGCTGGGACGTGACCAGCCTCGGCACGTTCGGCTGCACGTTCACGGACCTGCTGATCGAGAACCCCGAGCCCGAGGTGGTCGAGGCCTGCGAGGACCGCAAGTCCCAGGCCGTCGACGCCATCAACGAGCTGGAACCGGACGTGGTCTTCATCGCCAATACCTACGAGCCGCGCTTCCCCGCGTCCTGGGACCAGCCGATGACCCCGCAGGAGTGGCAGGAGAGCATGCAGGCCATCCTGGCGCGGTTCAGCGATTCCGTGGACCGTGTGGTGTTCCTCACACCGCCGCCGTTGTTCACGGACATCACCGACTGCTACTCGAAGATCGCCGAACCGTCCTACTGCGCGGGCACGATCGATCCCCAGTGGCGCACCTTCGCCACCGCCGAGCGGGAGCTCGCGGACACCGTCGGCGCCTCCTTCATCGACTCGGAACTCTGGTTCTGCGCGGAAGACTGGTGCCCCAGCTTCGTGGGGACCACCCCCACGAAGCGCGATCTCGTCCACATGACACCGGCCTACCAGCTGAAGGTCGCCCCCGCGCTGAGGGCTGAACTGGTGGACCAGGGGATCATCGACTTCTGA
- a CDS encoding glycosyltransferase family 4 protein, translating to MENLLTSPLDRLAGKNLLVLNWRDVKHPQSGGAEQYMHQIAVRWVKAGAKVTWVTGRGSNQAPEDVIDGITVIRAGGALGLYPRAALWLMRHGKKFDGVIDCQNGIPFFSPLFLPQSTPIVQVVHHVHQDQFATRFSEPLAAVGRFLEKDVARVIYGQRSIAAVSPSTRLELRRRLGYTSPIFVVPNGTMDLPLNVGPRDPDPTITVVSRLVPHKRLDLLLGQIAVVVEAVPNLRVDIVGDGPEKDRLQKITADLNLLSNVTFHGYQSNEVRDGLLRRAWLTASTSAAEGWGCSVIEANAWGVPCIALRVPGIRDSVVDGKTGWLVDEPRDFGATLIEALKDIGDTGSARSITAACRDWAGRFTWDRSAALLAGVLVEETGAVRGVRAQRRNARSDMSAFARFPTPVGFGPTASLRATDEITQDGDETAVLLNGCDETDALGVLHRLGIFEADISLADRNGVLAGPAGAPGAGILAAQDVPGSSRNSSP from the coding sequence ATGGAGAATCTCCTCACGTCCCCGCTGGACCGTCTGGCCGGCAAGAACCTGCTCGTGCTCAACTGGCGCGACGTCAAGCACCCCCAGTCCGGCGGCGCGGAGCAGTACATGCACCAGATCGCGGTCCGCTGGGTGAAGGCGGGCGCGAAGGTCACCTGGGTCACCGGGCGCGGCAGCAACCAGGCCCCGGAGGACGTCATCGACGGCATCACCGTCATCCGGGCCGGCGGGGCCCTCGGGCTCTACCCCCGCGCAGCGCTCTGGCTGATGCGTCACGGCAAGAAGTTCGACGGCGTGATCGACTGCCAGAACGGCATCCCGTTCTTCTCCCCGCTCTTCCTGCCGCAGTCCACGCCGATCGTGCAGGTGGTGCACCACGTGCACCAGGACCAGTTCGCCACCCGCTTCTCGGAACCCCTCGCGGCCGTGGGACGCTTCCTCGAGAAGGACGTGGCCCGGGTGATCTACGGCCAGCGGTCCATCGCGGCCGTCTCACCGTCCACCCGCCTGGAACTGCGGCGGCGCCTCGGCTACACCAGCCCCATCTTCGTGGTGCCCAACGGCACCATGGACCTGCCCCTGAATGTGGGTCCCCGCGACCCGGATCCCACGATCACCGTGGTCAGCCGGCTCGTGCCGCACAAGCGCCTGGACCTGCTGCTCGGCCAGATCGCCGTGGTGGTGGAGGCCGTCCCGAACCTCCGCGTCGACATCGTGGGCGATGGTCCGGAGAAGGACCGCCTCCAGAAGATCACCGCGGACCTCAATCTGCTCTCCAACGTCACCTTCCACGGGTACCAGTCGAACGAGGTGCGCGACGGGCTCCTCCGCCGTGCCTGGCTCACGGCATCCACCTCCGCTGCGGAGGGCTGGGGCTGCTCGGTCATCGAGGCCAATGCGTGGGGCGTGCCCTGCATCGCCCTCAGGGTCCCCGGCATCCGGGACTCCGTGGTGGACGGGAAGACCGGCTGGCTGGTCGACGAACCACGCGACTTCGGCGCCACCCTCATCGAGGCCCTGAAGGACATCGGGGACACCGGCTCGGCGCGGTCCATCACGGCTGCCTGCCGCGACTGGGCGGGCCGCTTCACCTGGGACAGGAGCGCCGCCCTCCTGGCGGGGGTCCTGGTCGAGGAGACCGGCGCCGTCCGGGGTGTCCGTGCCCAGCGGCGTAACGCCCGCTCGGACATGTCCGCCTTCGCCCGCTTCCCCACCCCCGTGGGCTTCGGCCCGACGGCGTCCCTGAGGGCCACGGACGAGATCACGCAGGACGGCGACGAAACGGCCGTGCTCCTCAACGGGTGCGACGAGACCGATGCGTTGGGCGTGCTGCACCGGCTCGGCATCTTCGAGGCGGACATCAGCCTCGCCGACCGCAACGGCGTCCTCGCAGGTCCCGCAGGGGCACCCGGTGCAGGGATCCTCGCTGCGCAGGATGTTCCGGGTTCCTCCCGGAACAGCAGCCCGTGA
- a CDS encoding glycosyltransferase yields MPADHRVPEPRPAGQYRTGRGAACSTARTAVDLEVVIPAYNEAERLPGTLDATLEYLEAQTWSSRIVVVDNGSVDETSAVVRRFSRTADSVDVTLLGCAQPGKGAAVRRGLLSSRARYAGFIDADLATPISTLTNAMPLLEAGATAVIASRHAPGAQFVQPQGLGRRLGGGAFRFLTRRMVQGIADTQCGFKFFDLAAAKRALVECRTTGFAFDVELLQRMQHQGGQILELPVAWTDGPASTFRPVRDGLESFNAVRQMARVF; encoded by the coding sequence ATGCCCGCTGACCACCGGGTACCGGAGCCCCGCCCTGCCGGCCAGTACCGGACCGGACGGGGGGCCGCGTGCTCGACGGCGCGGACCGCTGTCGATCTCGAGGTCGTCATCCCTGCCTACAACGAGGCGGAGCGCCTCCCGGGCACCTTGGACGCCACGCTCGAGTACCTCGAGGCGCAGACGTGGAGCTCGCGGATCGTCGTGGTGGACAACGGGAGCGTCGACGAGACGAGCGCCGTGGTGCGGAGGTTCTCCCGCACGGCCGACTCGGTGGACGTCACCCTCCTCGGCTGCGCCCAGCCCGGGAAGGGCGCGGCGGTGCGCCGCGGCCTGCTGAGCAGCCGCGCCCGCTACGCCGGCTTCATCGACGCCGACCTCGCCACCCCGATCTCCACGCTCACCAACGCCATGCCGCTCCTGGAGGCGGGCGCCACGGCCGTCATCGCGTCGCGTCACGCACCGGGAGCCCAGTTCGTCCAGCCCCAGGGGCTGGGCCGGCGGCTCGGCGGAGGCGCCTTCCGCTTCCTGACGCGCCGCATGGTGCAGGGCATCGCGGACACGCAGTGCGGGTTCAAGTTCTTCGATCTCGCTGCCGCCAAGCGGGCGCTCGTCGAGTGCCGCACCACGGGCTTCGCCTTCGACGTCGAGCTGCTCCAGCGCATGCAGCACCAGGGCGGGCAGATCCTCGAACTCCCCGTCGCCTGGACCGATGGTCCTGCCTCGACCTTCCGGCCCGTCCGCGACGGCCTGGAGAGCTTCAACGCCGTCCGGCAGATGGCGCGGGTGTTCTGA
- a CDS encoding PIG-L deacetylase family protein, with the protein MISVLPRLQQSLQSNNPWLVLSPHLDDAVLSCGALLHESAQVRDITVATLFTEPSSPPHTHAAKTFISQCSATDARSLFKERQAEDRQVLEQLGVRHVHLGLEDALFRRRHASPVAALVRRVLPELVHRYPTYRYDIALGRISRGDRALIEDLRTQVEGLLEKTDAELLFCPIGIGRHVDHLITRLVGTFFPDKVVYYSDFPYSLSYPVEEKFVSAHRLQRGGWDRHLAAKEAMIRGYGTQADALFPDGQIPLEPETYYATSV; encoded by the coding sequence GTGATCTCCGTCCTGCCCCGCCTCCAGCAGTCCCTGCAGAGCAACAACCCGTGGCTGGTGCTCTCACCGCACCTCGACGACGCCGTGCTGTCCTGCGGTGCGCTGCTGCACGAGAGCGCCCAGGTGCGGGACATCACCGTGGCGACGCTCTTCACCGAGCCGTCGAGCCCCCCGCACACCCATGCGGCGAAGACCTTCATCAGCCAGTGCTCGGCCACCGACGCCCGGTCGCTCTTCAAGGAGCGGCAGGCCGAGGACCGCCAGGTGCTGGAGCAGCTGGGGGTGCGCCACGTGCACCTGGGCCTCGAGGACGCCCTGTTCCGCCGGCGGCACGCGTCGCCCGTCGCCGCCCTGGTGAGGAGGGTGCTCCCCGAACTCGTCCACCGGTATCCCACCTACCGGTACGACATCGCGCTGGGACGCATCTCGCGCGGCGACCGCGCCCTGATCGAGGACCTCCGGACGCAGGTGGAGGGACTCCTGGAGAAGACCGACGCCGAACTGCTGTTCTGCCCCATCGGCATCGGCCGCCACGTGGATCACCTGATCACCCGCCTGGTGGGAACGTTCTTCCCGGACAAGGTGGTGTACTACTCCGACTTCCCGTACAGCCTGTCCTACCCCGTGGAGGAGAAGTTCGTGTCCGCGCACCGGTTGCAGCGGGGCGGCTGGGACCGGCACCTCGCCGCGAAGGAGGCCATGATCCGGGGCTACGGCACCCAGGCCGATGCCCTGTTCCCCGACGGGCAGATCCCCCTCGAGCCGGAGACCTACTACGCCACGTCCGTGTAG
- a CDS encoding glycosyltransferase family 39 protein: MSASAAPTLPAEPEHLPRTPARSAAAEVAQSSGLLSVSAGLVGVISYACTLLMANALSSQEYSNLAAAQMLLGIVGIVSSALVPLPLSHAVATHGAGTAGRRDGMAFAMMVSVIAGVVAAGATGAIVSAFGSPVLALVSALTAFVLFVVAAPLGWLQGELRFLRYATASLAEVLVRLGFSVLVVALAWGATGAVLGFAIGALVILAVPRSFYRDLSWRPQIIRDRRRWSETGDIALTLCIVTALTGADVVVMSFLDGGSDAGAGFQALSTIAKGPIYVAAGTVLVAFPLLRRAGADRGPILVSALRSFGLLAVAACVVIATVPASLVAMFLPEKYHASIALLPWLAGAGLGYAILTVLATILLALRAYRRCQLGLIAATVLLPAGMALGWTLDGVHGVAIGTAGAALASAAILAVIAIPLLPSSTGRMALRGLLAGAVLTLLLLVAGSVPLIWLLVVLMTGLGILAFQRRTQLPDAEPDHAPDDASGQAPAHRAGRRFRPSERFRPTRSGLLGLVVVLAVAFGTRAVGLTRGFELWVDEMLYARLGYSVSLGQIPNLPDGPFMLHPPGYFLLEGAVISAFGITGDNLDLVLQLRWLNAALGALSVGLAFLLVRKVANTPAAWVTAAVLTLEPFVLRNNSRVFLETLGMAAMLGGLLILVSVMLRPSTRYRTLQLVAAGLLLGYAVLTKDVFVLGAVAPIVLALFWRKTLAMRDGLTVLGASALPYAIYLVVLASNNLLDTWIWAKTSGVRRMIGLEQTTGFNAEGAPSLISRVIDQLGQFGSSYLLLALTPVTGLLLCFSAHAARRLVGLVAVLFGLFGLYSAAFGTLEEQYGYPVLFAGVLSSAVYALELAGKRPRWRTPVIVAAVAFTALTAVFGVRAVTTVDNGFVQARDWAATNIPADARVSVSNSTGELAFEGDPRFGVWPSAPLMEANDVEYILTQDHPTSMGYGYAQPAMLEWLEANAEPVFEAEGPTNGDTVIWQVDDETLRSGAAANIGFPSATYETER; encoded by the coding sequence GTGAGCGCGTCGGCAGCCCCGACGCTCCCCGCCGAACCCGAGCACCTGCCGCGCACGCCGGCACGCTCCGCGGCCGCCGAGGTGGCCCAGAGCAGCGGACTGCTCTCCGTGTCCGCCGGCCTCGTGGGAGTCATCAGCTACGCCTGCACCCTCCTGATGGCCAACGCCCTCAGCTCGCAGGAGTACAGCAACCTGGCCGCCGCGCAGATGCTGCTCGGCATCGTGGGCATCGTGTCCTCCGCCCTCGTGCCGCTGCCCCTGTCCCACGCGGTGGCCACGCACGGCGCCGGTACCGCCGGCCGCCGGGACGGCATGGCGTTCGCCATGATGGTGTCGGTGATCGCCGGCGTGGTGGCCGCCGGCGCCACGGGCGCGATCGTCTCGGCCTTCGGCTCCCCCGTGCTGGCACTGGTCTCGGCCCTGACGGCGTTCGTGCTGTTCGTGGTGGCCGCTCCCCTGGGCTGGCTGCAGGGCGAGCTGAGGTTCCTCCGGTACGCGACGGCATCCCTCGCCGAGGTGCTGGTCAGGCTCGGCTTCAGCGTGCTCGTGGTCGCCCTGGCCTGGGGTGCCACGGGCGCGGTGCTCGGCTTCGCGATCGGTGCCCTGGTGATACTCGCCGTGCCCCGCTCCTTCTACCGTGACCTCTCCTGGCGTCCGCAGATCATCCGCGACCGGCGGCGCTGGTCGGAGACCGGCGACATCGCGCTGACCCTGTGCATCGTGACGGCGCTGACCGGCGCCGACGTGGTGGTGATGTCCTTCCTCGACGGCGGCTCGGACGCGGGGGCCGGTTTCCAGGCCCTGTCCACCATCGCCAAGGGACCCATCTACGTCGCCGCGGGCACCGTGCTCGTCGCCTTCCCCCTGCTCCGCCGGGCCGGTGCGGACCGCGGCCCCATCCTGGTGTCCGCCCTGCGCTCCTTCGGCCTGCTGGCCGTCGCCGCCTGCGTGGTCATCGCCACCGTGCCGGCGTCGCTCGTGGCGATGTTCCTCCCGGAGAAGTACCACGCGTCGATCGCCCTGCTGCCTTGGCTGGCGGGTGCCGGCCTCGGGTACGCGATCCTCACGGTCCTCGCCACCATCCTCCTGGCCCTGCGGGCCTACCGTCGCTGCCAGCTCGGCCTGATCGCGGCGACGGTGCTCCTGCCCGCCGGGATGGCCCTGGGCTGGACCCTCGACGGTGTCCACGGTGTGGCCATCGGCACGGCCGGGGCAGCACTCGCCTCCGCGGCGATCCTCGCCGTCATCGCGATCCCCCTCCTTCCCTCCTCCACAGGGCGCATGGCACTCCGGGGTCTCCTCGCCGGTGCAGTGCTGACCCTCCTCCTCCTCGTGGCCGGTTCCGTGCCACTGATATGGCTTCTGGTGGTCCTCATGACAGGTCTCGGCATTCTCGCTTTCCAGCGGCGCACTCAGCTCCCCGACGCCGAACCGGACCATGCGCCGGACGACGCGTCCGGGCAGGCGCCGGCCCACCGGGCCGGGCGCCGCTTCCGCCCCTCGGAGCGTTTCCGGCCCACCCGCAGCGGTCTCCTCGGTCTCGTCGTGGTGCTCGCCGTGGCCTTCGGCACACGCGCGGTGGGCCTGACCCGCGGCTTCGAGCTGTGGGTGGACGAGATGCTGTACGCCCGCCTCGGCTACTCCGTGAGCCTTGGCCAGATCCCCAACCTGCCGGACGGACCGTTCATGCTCCACCCGCCGGGCTACTTCCTGCTCGAGGGCGCCGTGATCAGCGCCTTCGGCATCACCGGGGACAACCTGGACCTGGTGCTGCAGCTGCGCTGGCTCAATGCGGCGCTGGGCGCCCTCAGCGTGGGCCTCGCCTTCCTCCTGGTCCGCAAGGTGGCCAACACCCCCGCCGCCTGGGTCACGGCGGCCGTGCTGACGCTCGAGCCGTTCGTGCTGCGCAACAACAGCCGCGTGTTCCTGGAGACCCTCGGCATGGCCGCGATGCTCGGCGGACTGCTGATCCTCGTGTCCGTGATGCTGCGGCCCTCCACCAGGTACCGGACGCTGCAGCTCGTGGCCGCCGGACTCCTGCTGGGCTACGCGGTCCTCACGAAGGACGTCTTCGTCCTCGGTGCCGTGGCTCCGATCGTCCTCGCACTGTTCTGGCGGAAGACCCTGGCGATGCGGGACGGCCTGACCGTCCTGGGCGCCTCGGCTCTCCCCTACGCGATCTACCTCGTGGTGCTCGCGTCCAACAACCTGCTGGACACCTGGATCTGGGCCAAGACCAGTGGCGTGCGCCGCATGATCGGGCTGGAGCAGACCACGGGGTTCAACGCCGAGGGTGCGCCGAGCCTGATCAGCCGGGTTATCGACCAGCTCGGCCAGTTCGGTTCCTCCTACCTGCTCCTGGCCCTCACCCCCGTGACCGGGCTCCTGCTGTGCTTCAGCGCGCACGCCGCACGCCGCCTGGTGGGCCTCGTAGCTGTCCTGTTCGGGCTCTTCGGCCTCTACAGTGCAGCCTTCGGCACCCTCGAGGAGCAGTACGGCTACCCCGTCCTGTTCGCCGGCGTCCTCAGTTCCGCGGTGTACGCACTGGAACTGGCCGGGAAGCGCCCGCGCTGGCGGACCCCCGTCATCGTGGCCGCCGTGGCCTTCACCGCGCTCACCGCGGTGTTCGGGGTGCGGGCCGTCACCACCGTGGACAACGGATTCGTCCAGGCACGCGACTGGGCGGCCACGAACATCCCGGCGGACGCCCGCGTCAGTGTCTCCAACAGCACCGGCGAACTGGCCTTCGAGGGCGATCCCCGCTTCGGCGTCTGGCCCTCCGCACCGCTCATGGAGGCGAACGACGTGGAGTACATCCTGACCCAGGACCACCCCACCTCCATGGGGTACGGCTACGCCCAGCCGGCCATGCTGGAGTGGCTCGAGGCCAACGCGGAGCCCGTGTTCGAGGCGGAGGGGCCCACCAACGGAGACACCGTGATCTGGCAGGTCGACGACGAGACGCTGCGCAGCGGAGCGGCGGCCAACATCGGCTTCCCGTCCGCGACCTACGAGACCGAGCGGTAG
- a CDS encoding glycosyltransferase family 4 protein, whose translation MSTPPSPADLDRATAGAAPQEGPLRVLHLGFEDPLMPGAGGGSVRTHQINRRLAAAGLQVTVLTTTYPGAQERLQDGVHYVPIGFGQGRNRLTRLLGYIARLPLETRRRRHGADLVVEDFFAPFSTMAAPRWTGRPTIGVVQWLHARDKARQYRLPLHWLERFGVRSHSRLIAVSQGTADKLVSLNPAATVEVVGNGIDREALDGDLTLGRDVLFVGRLELHLKGLDVLLAAWATAAPQLGAKLVIAGTGPDQERVERLIDSLGVSDSVELVGWVSGQAKLDLMRSARLVVVPSRHETFGLVAVEALASGTPVVIFDIPSLREVVPEGCGWKVAPFDAEALAAELVQRYPAEPDLLAAGLQGRSFARRFDWDTQADRQAAIYRSALSVHAGQ comes from the coding sequence ATGAGCACTCCCCCGAGCCCTGCCGACCTGGACCGCGCCACGGCGGGCGCCGCGCCGCAGGAGGGCCCTCTCCGCGTGCTGCACCTGGGGTTCGAGGATCCCCTCATGCCGGGTGCCGGCGGAGGCTCCGTCCGTACCCACCAGATCAACCGGCGCCTGGCCGCGGCCGGTCTCCAGGTGACCGTGCTGACCACCACCTATCCAGGGGCGCAGGAGCGCCTGCAGGACGGCGTGCACTACGTGCCGATCGGTTTCGGGCAGGGGCGCAACCGGCTGACGCGCCTCCTCGGGTACATCGCACGGCTGCCGCTCGAGACCCGGCGGCGGCGCCACGGCGCCGATCTCGTGGTCGAGGACTTCTTCGCGCCGTTCTCCACCATGGCCGCGCCACGGTGGACGGGCAGGCCGACCATCGGTGTGGTCCAGTGGCTCCACGCCCGGGACAAGGCCAGGCAGTACAGGCTGCCCCTGCACTGGCTGGAGCGCTTCGGGGTCCGCAGCCACTCGCGGCTGATCGCGGTGTCGCAGGGCACGGCGGACAAGCTGGTCTCGCTGAATCCGGCCGCGACCGTGGAGGTGGTGGGCAACGGGATCGACCGCGAGGCGCTCGACGGCGATCTCACCCTCGGCCGGGACGTGCTCTTCGTGGGGCGGCTGGAACTGCACCTCAAGGGCCTCGACGTCCTGCTCGCGGCCTGGGCGACGGCGGCGCCGCAGCTCGGCGCGAAGCTCGTCATCGCCGGCACCGGACCGGACCAGGAGCGGGTGGAGCGGCTGATCGACTCCCTCGGGGTGTCGGACTCGGTGGAGCTGGTGGGCTGGGTCTCGGGGCAGGCCAAGCTGGACCTGATGCGCTCCGCCCGCCTCGTCGTCGTCCCCTCCCGCCATGAGACGTTCGGCCTCGTGGCCGTGGAGGCCCTCGCGAGCGGCACGCCCGTGGTGATCTTCGACATCCCGAGCCTGCGCGAGGTGGTCCCGGAGGGCTGCGGCTGGAAGGTCGCGCCGTTCGACGCGGAGGCCCTCGCAGCCGAGCTCGTGCAGCGCTACCCCGCCGAGCCCGACCTGCTCGCCGCCGGGCTGCAGGGCCGTTCCTTCGCCCGGCGGTTCGACTGGGACACCCAGGCGGACCGTCAGGCCGCCATCTACCGCAGCGCGCTGTCCGTGCATGCGGGGCAATGA